The Sporichthyaceae bacterium genome has a window encoding:
- a CDS encoding SDR family NAD(P)-dependent oxidoreductase: MEIAGNAVLVTGGASGLGLGTARALAKAGAKVTILDLPSSAGAEVAAELGATFVAADVTDTAAVEAALDAAEAAGTLRAVVHCAGKGGPVRVVEKDGSPGSLEKYTETVTVNLIGSFNVLRLAAARMARTESADGERGVVIMTASVAAYEGQIGQIPYASSKAGIVGMTIVAARDLASKQIRVVTIAPGLFDTPLLARLPEDVKTSLGKSVPHPSRLGTPDEYAKLALAIIDNPMLNGETIRLDGAIRMAPR, translated from the coding sequence ATGGAGATCGCAGGCAACGCCGTCCTGGTCACCGGGGGCGCTTCCGGGCTCGGCCTGGGCACCGCCCGCGCGTTGGCCAAGGCCGGCGCCAAGGTGACCATCCTCGACCTGCCCAGCTCCGCGGGCGCCGAGGTGGCCGCCGAACTGGGCGCGACCTTCGTCGCCGCCGACGTCACCGACACCGCTGCGGTCGAGGCCGCGCTCGATGCCGCCGAGGCGGCGGGCACGCTGCGCGCCGTCGTGCACTGCGCAGGCAAGGGCGGCCCGGTGCGCGTGGTGGAGAAGGACGGCAGCCCGGGGTCGCTGGAGAAGTACACCGAGACCGTGACGGTGAACCTGATCGGCAGCTTCAACGTGCTGCGGCTGGCCGCCGCGCGGATGGCGCGCACCGAGTCCGCCGACGGCGAACGCGGGGTGGTCATCATGACCGCGTCGGTCGCCGCCTACGAGGGTCAGATCGGCCAGATCCCCTACGCCTCCTCCAAAGCAGGCATCGTCGGCATGACGATCGTGGCCGCGCGCGACCTTGCCAGTAAGCAGATCCGGGTCGTCACGATCGCACCCGGCCTGTTCGACACCCCCCTGCTCGCCCGGCTGCCGGAGGACGTCAAGACCTCACTGGGCAAGTCGGTGCCGCACCCCAGTCGGCTCGGCACACCCGACGAGTACGCCAAGTTGGCGCTGGCGATCATCGACAACCCGATGCTCAACGGCGAGACGATCAGACTCGACGGGGCGATCCGGATGGCACCGAGATGA
- a CDS encoding thiolase family protein encodes MRDAVIVDVVRSPMGKGKAPKDGKPGGALSGVHAVELLSQTLKALLDRNPALNPAEVDDFIVGCVSQVSEQAGCIGRWAWLGAGLPEHVPSTVVDRRCGSAQQAFDFAAAGIIAGVYDVVVAGGIESMSRIPMGTARLGADVYGPSSTARYAPGLVPQGISAELVAARWNLDREMLDAYSARSHQRAAAAAAAGGFDSEIVPITIPKGIVSSDESIRPSTTAEGLAGLKPAFENEAMAERFPQINWLITAGNSSQITDGAAALLIMSADRADALGLRPRARFHAFAVASDDPITMLSGPIPATEKALKRSGLSIDQLDHYEVNEAFASVPLAWAQHFDADPAKLNPRGGAIALGHPLGASGARIMATMLNHLEATGGRYGLQTMCEAGGMANATIIERL; translated from the coding sequence ATGCGTGACGCGGTCATCGTGGACGTCGTCCGATCCCCGATGGGGAAGGGCAAGGCGCCCAAGGACGGCAAGCCGGGCGGTGCGCTGTCCGGGGTGCACGCGGTGGAGTTGCTCAGCCAGACGCTGAAGGCGTTGCTGGATCGCAACCCCGCGCTCAACCCTGCCGAGGTCGACGACTTCATCGTCGGCTGTGTCAGCCAGGTCTCCGAGCAGGCCGGCTGCATCGGCCGCTGGGCGTGGCTGGGCGCGGGGCTGCCGGAGCACGTCCCGTCGACCGTCGTGGACCGGCGTTGCGGGTCCGCCCAGCAGGCCTTCGACTTCGCCGCGGCGGGCATCATCGCCGGTGTCTACGACGTGGTCGTGGCCGGTGGCATCGAGTCGATGAGCCGTATCCCGATGGGCACCGCGAGACTCGGCGCGGACGTCTACGGGCCGTCGTCCACCGCCCGTTACGCGCCGGGTCTGGTCCCGCAGGGCATCTCGGCGGAACTGGTCGCCGCCCGGTGGAACCTGGACCGCGAGATGCTCGACGCGTACTCGGCCCGGTCCCATCAGCGCGCCGCCGCGGCCGCGGCGGCCGGTGGGTTCGACAGCGAGATCGTGCCGATCACCATCCCGAAGGGAATCGTCTCCTCCGACGAGTCGATCCGGCCCAGTACCACCGCCGAAGGGCTGGCCGGGCTGAAGCCGGCGTTCGAGAACGAGGCGATGGCGGAGCGCTTCCCGCAGATCAACTGGTTGATCACCGCGGGCAACTCCTCGCAGATCACCGACGGCGCAGCCGCTCTGCTCATCATGAGCGCCGACCGCGCCGATGCCCTCGGGCTGCGCCCACGGGCCCGGTTCCACGCCTTCGCGGTGGCCTCGGACGACCCGATAACCATGCTCTCCGGGCCGATTCCGGCCACCGAGAAGGCGCTTAAGCGCTCCGGGCTGAGCATCGATCAACTCGACCACTACGAGGTCAACGAGGCCTTCGCGTCGGTGCCGCTGGCCTGGGCGCAGCACTTCGACGCCGACCCGGCCAAGCTGAACCCGCGTGGCGGCGCGATCGCGTTGGGCCATCCGCTGGGCGCATCCGGGGCTCGGATCATGGCCACCATGCTCAACCATCTCGAGGCCACCGGCGGCCGCTACGGCCTGCAGACCATGTGCGAGGCCGGCGGCATGGCCAACGCCACCATCATCGAAAGGCTCTAG
- a CDS encoding crotonase/enoyl-CoA hydratase family protein has protein sequence MSELVLFESFDGVAVITLNRPERRNAIDLPTAEAIAAALTQLDERDDLVVGVITGNGPVFSAGMDLKVIAAGGPRPIVPGRGAFGIVERPPTKPLIAAVEGAALAGGFEIALAADLIVAADNSSFGLPEVKRGLAAAAGGAVRLPQRIPYSHAMRMILTGEPISAQRAYELGLVVELTPPGAALAAAKALAGAIAVNAPLAVRTSKQVVNLVQGTSFSEAFERQRPLMQVIRESADAREGAVAFAEKREPKWTGR, from the coding sequence ATGAGTGAGCTGGTTCTGTTCGAATCCTTCGACGGGGTCGCTGTCATCACGTTGAACCGGCCCGAGCGCCGCAACGCGATCGACCTGCCGACCGCCGAGGCGATCGCCGCCGCGCTCACCCAGCTCGACGAGCGCGACGACCTGGTGGTCGGGGTGATCACCGGCAACGGCCCGGTGTTCTCGGCGGGCATGGACCTGAAGGTGATCGCGGCCGGCGGGCCCCGCCCGATCGTGCCCGGCCGCGGGGCGTTCGGGATCGTGGAGCGCCCGCCGACCAAGCCGCTGATCGCCGCGGTCGAGGGCGCCGCGTTGGCCGGTGGCTTCGAGATCGCGCTGGCCGCCGATCTGATCGTGGCGGCCGACAACTCCTCGTTCGGGCTGCCCGAGGTCAAGCGCGGCCTGGCCGCCGCGGCCGGCGGGGCGGTGCGGTTGCCGCAGCGCATCCCGTACTCGCACGCCATGCGGATGATCCTTACCGGTGAGCCCATCTCCGCGCAGCGCGCGTACGAACTCGGCCTGGTGGTCGAGTTGACGCCACCCGGTGCGGCACTGGCCGCCGCGAAGGCGTTGGCGGGCGCCATCGCGGTCAACGCACCGCTGGCGGTGCGCACCTCCAAGCAGGTCGTGAACCTGGTGCAGGGCACTTCGTTCAGCGAGGCCTTCGAGCGACAACGACCACTCATGCAGGTGATCCGCGAGTCGGCCGATGCCCGCGAAGGAGCCGTGGCGTTCGCGGAGAAGCGCGAACCCAAGTGGACCGGGCGGTGA